Proteins encoded by one window of Arabidopsis thaliana chromosome 2, partial sequence:
- the VPS11 gene encoding vacuolar protein sorting 11 (vacuolar protein sorting 11 (VPS11); FUNCTIONS IN: transporter activity, binding, zinc ion binding; INVOLVED IN: vacuole organization; LOCATED IN: plant-type vacuole membrane; EXPRESSED IN: 23 plant structures; EXPRESSED DURING: 15 growth stages; CONTAINS InterPro DOMAIN/s: Vacuolar protein sorting-associated protein 11 (InterPro:IPR016528), Zinc finger, RING-type (InterPro:IPR001841), Armadillo-type fold (InterPro:IPR016024); Has 716 Blast hits to 615 proteins in 203 species: Archae - 0; Bacteria - 2; Metazoa - 251; Fungi - 269; Plants - 42; Viruses - 0; Other Eukaryotes - 152 (source: NCBI BLink).) has translation MYQLRKFDFFEEKYGGKIPEDVTGDIQCCSSGRGKVVIGSNDGSVSFLDRGVKFDSGFQAHSSSVLFLQHLKQRNFLVTVGEDEQISPQQSGMCLKVFDLDKVQEEGTSSSAPECIGILRIFTNQFPEAKITSFLVLEEVPPILLIAIGLDNGCIYCVKGDIARERITRFKLQVDGRSAITGLGFRMDGQALLLFAVTPESVNLFSMQAQPPKLQTLDHIGGSVNTVTMSDRSELIVGRPEAVYFYEVDGRGPCWAFEGEKKFMGWFRGYLLCVIDDSKTGNTVFNVYDLRNRLIAYSIVVDKVSNMLCEWGNIILIKADKSLLCITEKDMESKLDMLFKKNLYTVAINLVQSQHADAAATANVMRKYGDHLYGKQDFDEAMLQYINTIGYLEPSFVIQKFLDAQRIYNLTNYLEKLHEKGLASKDHTTLLLNCYTKLKDVEKLNTFIRKEDGIGELKFDVETAIRVCRAANYHEHAMYVAKKAGKHEWYLKILLEDLGNYDEALQYVSSLEPSQAGVTIEQYGKILIEHKPKETIDILMRLCTEQGIPNGVFLSMLPSPVDFITVFVQHPHSLMHFLERYAEIVQDSPAQAEINNTLLELYLSRDLNFPSISLSENGLDKDLIDHSVAAAVSKADPEKKTNADSKDAMEKDCTERQQKGLELLKMAWPSDLEQPLYDVDLAVILCEMNSFKDGLLYLYEKMKFYKEVIACYMQNHDHEGLIACCKRLGDSSKGGDPSLWADLLKYFGEIGEDCTKEVKEVLTYIERDDILPPIIVLQTLAKNPCLTLSVIKDYIARKLEQESKIIEEDRRAVEKYQETTKNMRKEIEDLRTNARIFQLSKCTACTFTLDIPAVHFMCMHSFHQRCLGDNEKECPECAPEYRSVMEMKRSLEQNSKDQDLFFQQVKGSKDGFSVIAEYFGKGIISKTRDATS, from the exons ATGTATCAATTGAGAAAATTTGACTTCTTCGAGGAGAAATACGGAGGCAAGATACCTGAGGATGTAACCGGAGATATACAATGTTGTTCCAGTGGCCGTGGCAAAGTCGTCATCGGCTCTAACGACGGATCCGTCAGCTTCCTCGATCGCGGTGTAAAGTTCGATTCCGGTTTCCAAGCTCACTCTTCCTCCGTCCTCTTCCTTCAACACCTCAAG CAAAGGAACTTTCTCGTCACCGTCGGAGAAGATGAACAAATATCGCCGCAACAGTCAGGGATGTGTCTTAAGGTTTTTGATCTTGACAAAGTTCAGGAGGAAGGTACTAGTTCCTCGGCTCCTGAATGCATTGGTATTCTTAGAATTTTCACCAATCAGTTTCCTGAAGCTAAG ATTACTTCTTTTCTAGTCTTGGAGGAAGTTCCACCAATATTGCTTATAGCCATTGGCTTAGATAATGGCTGCATTTATTGTGTCAAAGGAGACATTGCACGAGAGCGTATCACTCGGTTTAAGCTTCAAGTGGATGGACGGTCCGCTATTACAGGCTTGGGGTTCAGGATGGATGGCCAAGCGCTTCTGTTGTTTGCAGTCACTCCAGAGTCAGTCAACTTGTTTAGTATGCAGGCGCAGCCACCGAAATTGCAGACTTTGGATCATATTGGGGGCAGTGTGAATACTGTTACAATGAGTGACCGCTCG GAATTAATAGTTGGTCGACCTGAGGCTGTTTACTTCTATGAAGTTGATGGACGTGGTCCTTGCTGGGCTtttgaaggagagaaaaaatTCATGGGGTGGTTCCGTGGCTACCTTTTATGTGTCATTGATGATTCTAAAACTGGGAACACTGTTTTTAATGTCTACGACCTCAGGAATCGGCTTATAGCATATAGCATTGTCGTTGATAAAGTCTCCAACATGCTCTGCGAATGGGGAAACATAATACTTATAAAGGCTGACAAATCCTTATTGTGCATTACCGAGAAGGATATGGAAAGCAAGTTAGATATGCTGTTCAAGAAAAACCTGTACACAGTAGCTATTAATCTTGTCCAGAGTCAACATGCCGATGCTGCTGCTACTGCCAATGTGATGAGGAAGTATGGAGATCATTTATATGGCAAACAGGACTTTGACGAAGCTATGTTACAGTACATTAACACAATTGGTTATCTTGAACCATCATTTGTGATACAAAAGTTTCTGGATGCACAGAGGATCTACAATCTTACTAATTACCTGGAGAAGTTGCATGAGAAGGGTCTAGCATCAAAAGACCACACAACTCTTTTGCTAAACTGTTACACTAAGTTGAAGGATGTAGAAAAGCTGAACACGTTCATTAGAAAAGAAGATGGCATCGGTGAGCTCAAGTTTGATGTGGAAACAGCCATTAGGGTCTGTCGTGCAGCTAATTACCATGAGCATGCAATGTACGTTGCAAAAAAGGCAGGAAAACATGAGtggtatttgaaaattttgcttGAAGATCTTGGAAACTACGATGAAGCCCTGCAATATGTTTCAAGTCTTGAACCCAGTCAAGCTGGGGTAACAATTGAACAGTATGGTAAGATTCTTATAGAGCACAAGCCAAAAGAGACTATTGATATACTCATGCGACTTTGCACTGAGCAAGGGATTCCTAATGGTGTGTTCCTGTCCATGTTGCCATCACCTGTGGACTTCATCACTGTGTTTGTTCAGCATCCACATTCATTAATGCATTTTCTCGAGAGATATGCTGAAATAGTTCAGGATTCTCCTGCTCAAGCAGAAATCAATAACACACTCTTGGAATTATACTTGTCTAGGGACTTGAATTTTCCATCAATCTCTCTATCAGAAAATGGTCTAGATAAGGACTTAATAGATCATTCGGTAGCAGCTGCGGTGTCTAAAGCCGATCCTGAAAAGAAGACAAATGCTGATTCGAAGGATGCAATGGAGAAGGATTGTACGGAAAGACAACAGAAGGGACTGGAGTTACTTAAAATGGCATGGCCGTCAGACCTAGAGCAACCCCTCTATGATGTTGACCTTGCTGTAATTCTTTGCGAGATGAATTCGTTCAAGGATGGACTTCTGTATCtgtatgaaaaaatgaaattttacaAGGAGGTTATTGCTTGCTACATGCAGAATCATGATCACGAGGGACTGATTGCATGCTGCAAAAGATTAGGTGATTCTAGCAAGGGAGGGGATCCATCTCTTTGGGCAGATCTTCTCAAGTATTTCGGTGAAATTGGAGAGGACTGCACCAAAGAGGTGAAGGAGGTTCTCACTTATATTGAACGGGATGATATTTTACCTCCTATCATTGTTCTTCAGACCCTGGCAAAGAATCCATGCCTCACACTTTCTGTCATCAAAGACTACATAGCTCGGAAACTTGAGCAAGAGtcaaaaataattgaagagGACCGGCGAGCTGTAGAGAAGTATCAG GAAACGACTAAAAACATGagaaaagagattgaagatcTCAGGACCAATGCCAGAATATTTCAACTTAGCAAGTGTACTGCTTGCACTTTCACATTGGATATCCCAGCTGTCCATTTCATGTGTATGCATTCATTCCATCAACGCTGCCTCGGTGACAACGAAAAAGAATGCCCCGAGTGTGCTCCCGAGTACAGATCTGTGATGGAAATGAAGAGAAGTTTGGAGCAGAACTCGAAAGACCAAGATCTGTTCTTCCAGCAAGTGAAAGGCTCGAAGGACGGGTTTTCTGTGATTGCAGAGTACTTTGGGAAAGGAATCATCAGCAAAACTAGAGATGCAACATCTTAA
- the CYP705A6 gene encoding cytochrome P450, family 705, subfamily A, polypeptide 6 (''cytochrome P450, family 705, subfamily A, polypeptide 6'' (CYP705A6); FUNCTIONS IN: electron carrier activity, monooxygenase activity, iron ion binding, oxygen binding, heme binding; INVOLVED IN: oxidation reduction; LOCATED IN: endomembrane system; EXPRESSED IN: root; CONTAINS InterPro DOMAIN/s: Cytochrome P450 (InterPro:IPR001128), Cytochrome P450, E-class, group I (InterPro:IPR002401); BEST Arabidopsis thaliana protein match is: cytochrome P450, family 705, subfamily A, polypeptide 3 (TAIR:AT4G15360.1); Has 29341 Blast hits to 29160 proteins in 1537 species: Archae - 45; Bacteria - 2709; Metazoa - 11073; Fungi - 5912; Plants - 8686; Viruses - 6; Other Eukaryotes - 910 (source: NCBI BLink).), which produces MAAILSVDFQNCFIFIVLCLFSLFCYSLFFKKPKHPRGCDLPPSPPSLPIIGHLHLLFSPLTHKSLQKLSSKYGHLLHLRIFNVPVILVSSASVAYEIFRAHDVNVSSRGVAAIDESLLFGSSGIITAPYGDYWKFMKKLIATKLLRPQSLESSRGIRGEELTRFYNSLLDKARMTESVEISTEAMKLVNNTLCRMSMGRSFSEENGEAEKIRGLVGESYALTKKMFLASLLRKPLKKLRISLFEKEIMGVSDRLDELLERILVEHEEKLHEEHQGTDMMDVLLAASGDENAEYNITRNHIKSFFVEIFIGATDTSVQTTQWTMAEILNHPNVLERLRKDIDSVVGKTRLIHETDLPNLPYLQAVVKEGLRLHPPGPLLVRTFQERCKIKGFYIPEKTTLVINAYAVMRDPDSWEDPDEFKPERFLRAPPMGGSLDKFIEFS; this is translated from the exons ATGGCAGCAATTCTCAGCGTTGACTTTCAGAACTGTTTCATCTTCATCGTCCTATGCCTCTTCTCACTCTTCTgttactctctcttcttcaagaaaccaaagcacCCGCGAGGCTGTGATCTTCCTCCTAGCCCTCCTTCTCTTCCAATCATCGGTCATCTtcaccttctcttctctcctctaACCCACAAGTCTCTTCAGAAACTCTCCTCTAAGTATGGACATCTACTCCATCTACGGATCTTTAATGTCCCAGTCATTCTCGTCTCTTCAGCCTCTGTTGCCTACGAGATCTTCAGGGCTCATGACGTGAACGTCTCCTCTCGCGGTGTTGCTGCAATCGATGAGTCCCTCCTGTTTGGATCTTCTGGCATCATTACCGCTCCTTATGGAGATTACTGGAAGTTCATGAAGAAGCTAATCGCCACTAAGCTGCTCCGACCTCAGTCACTCGAGAGTTCACGAGGTATCCGTGGTGAAGAGCTAACGCGATTTTACAACAGCCTTCTCGATAAGGCGAGGATGACTGAGAGCGTTGAGATCAGTACTGAAGCAATGAAGCTTGTGAACAACACCTTGTGCAGGATGAGCATGGGAAGAAGTTTTTCAGAGGAGAACGGTGAGGCAGAGAAAATCAGGGGATTAGTGGGTGAATCTTATGCCTTGACCAAGAAGATGTTCCTGGCATCTTTATTGCGCAAGCCGCTAAAGAAGCTTCGGATCTCACTATTCGAGAAGGAGATAATGGGTGTTTCTGACAGATTAGATGAGCTGCTAGAGAGAATTCTTGTGGAACACGAAGAGAAACTACACGAGGAGCATCAAGGTACTGATATGATGGATGTGTTGTTGGCAGCTTCTGGAGATGAAAACGCAGAGTATAACATCACTAGGAATCATATCAAGTCATTTTTCGTG GAGATTTTTATTGGAGCCACTGATACCTCAGTGCAAACAACACAATGGACAATGGCGGAGATCCTTAACCACCCTAACGTTCTTGAGAGACTGAGGAAAGACATTGATTCCGTTGTAGGGAAAACAAGGTTGATTCATGAAACAGATCTACCGAACCTCCCTTACTTGCAAGCGGTAGTCAAAGAAGGGCTAAGATTGCATCCACCGGGACCTCTCTTGGTAAGGACGTTCCAAGAAAGATGCAAGATCAAAGGTTTCTACATACCAGAGAAGACAACACTCGTTATCAATGCTTACGCTGTTATGAGAGATCCTGATTCTTGGGAAGATCCTGACGAGTTCAAGCCAGAGAGGTTTCTAAGAGCACCTCCAATGGGAGGCTCTCTTGACAAATTCATAGAGTTCTCTTga